One Mugil cephalus isolate CIBA_MC_2020 chromosome 17, CIBA_Mcephalus_1.1, whole genome shotgun sequence genomic window, CATTTAAACAATCTGCAGAGTCGTTTGgacaaaaatcaaataaataaatgtaattttgaCAAATTTAATCAAGTCTTTCGTACCTCCACTAGAAAAACCACAGGGGTGCCAAAGATGAGCAAACTCAGGACAAACTGTATGGCCTTCCTCAGCTTCACCTGGCAGCCCTGGCAGAGGAATACAGTGAAGGATTAAACCAGAGACAGGTCCAATCATACAttaatgctacagtattttCAAGCATATACGTGAATATGTGAGAATGCACATCTCCACCTGTGTGTAAAGCTGCCACGGCTGCTCCACAGTGCCATTGCAagatgtgaaagttgtgttgcAGCAGCTTTGAGGGAAGGCGAGCCGACCTGTTCTGATAAACCAGGAGGTTTCCAGCCAGTCAGTGTAGCCATGGACGCCGCAACATTGCAGCTATCAGggaatgaaacacaaaatattaattattggTCAACAGATCTGGGTAGTATgcttgaggttttttttttttgttttttttttgcaaagagtATGGGGTGATCTGCAGCAAATAAGAATAAAGCTGGAAAATGAGGGCTGTGGATGTAAATGGATGTAAGTTCTATGAGTTCTCTGTTTGTGGTGGtcaggaaaaatgaaataaaatagaaccTAGAATAAGAAACTTGGCATTCAGAAGGATTACAGTTACAGAATCGTACGTGAGGACAAACATGActgttgcttttgcttttccttGTTGGGAAGGCATATAGGTGCATATGGGTTTCTGTATTTACTCTAACTGCCAGAGGAGGGAGACAAAACTCTACACTGTGCCTTTAAAGTTTTGCAACTTTTTGCAACGCTTCATGGTTTTATGTATTTTGCAGAACACCTCCTCTTGAGTCGCATCCACAGCCCGAGACATTGAGTCCTGACTGCTGCCGGTGTAATTCTGAAAAATCCCACTGATGGTACCCATCTCTGAGTCCACCTAAACAAAATCAGAAGACATAAGCGTCGTGCATGAGTATGCAGTTTGTCATGACCAGCCGTACAATGCTTGTGCCTTTTCGTGGAGCTTGCATACCTTTGTTGAGTGATAATAAGCCAACGCCGAAGCCGTACTTTCGACGCAAAAGACCACGACCagcatgtaaacaaactgaaaaatagaAATGCTTTATTAAAGGCAGTCCAAACACTTACACTGATCGTGTCACGTTCATGCGCACGCTGCCTCACCACTCCCTGCAGACAGGATGAATCCTTGTGACTCAGCCAGGATCCGAGGAATCCGGTGAACAATAGTAACCCAGCACTGATGAAGGCGAGTGTGGCAGGAAGACTGATGTCGGCCTGAGATACTAAATGGCTGTTCTGTCTGAACGTCATCAGCATGTAGATTCCACTCAGGGCCACCCCAAACCCTAGCACCTAAAACATGAGAAAAGACACATtattcgctttttttttttttttttttccaaaagacTACATACACACTTTTGTATTTGTACATGAAAAGCCAAGAGatgattagcttagcatagagacTGAGAGCAGTGGGAGAGAGCTGGTCTGGCTCTgtttca contains:
- the tspan37 gene encoding tetraspanin 37 isoform X1; the encoded protein is MSHQRRRAVLHFMCQLLSVLGFGVALSGIYMLMTFRQNSHLVSQADISLPATLAFISAGLLLFTGFLGSWLSHKDSSCLQGVFVYMLVVVFCVESTASALAYYHSTKVDSEMGTISGIFQNYTGSSQDSMSRAVDATQEELQCCGVHGYTDWLETSWFIRTGRLAFPQSCCNTTFTSCNGTVEQPWQLYTQGCQVKLRKAIQFVLSLLIFGTPVVFLVEVVLFVTVGQLMRELPFVEYRLLNK
- the tspan37 gene encoding tetraspanin 37 isoform X3; its protein translation is MSHQRRRAVLHFMCQLLSVLGFGVALSGIYMLMTFRQNSHLVSQADISLPATLAFISAGLLLFTGFLGSWLSHKDSSCLQGVVRQRAHERDTISLQCCGVHGYTDWLETSWFIRTGRLAFPQSCCNTTFTSCNGTVEQPWQLYTQGCQVKLRKAIQFVLSLLIFGTPVVFLVEVVLFVTVGQLMRELPFVEYRLLNK
- the tspan37 gene encoding tetraspanin 37 isoform X2 — protein: MSHQRRRAVLHFMCQLLSVLGFGVALSGIYMLMTFRQNSHLVSQADISLPATLAFISAGLLLFTGFLGSWLSHKDSSCLQGVFVYMLVVVFCVESTASALAYYHSTKVDSEMGTISGIFQNYTGSSQDSMSRAVDATQEELQCCGVHGYTDWLETSWFIRTGRLAFPQSCCNTTFTSCNGTVEQPWQLYTQGCQVKLRKAIQFVLSLLIFGTPVVFLVELCVFIDRG